In Anopheles gambiae chromosome 2, idAnoGambNW_F1_1, whole genome shotgun sequence, a single window of DNA contains:
- the LOC1281557 gene encoding ras-related protein Rab-7a isoform X1: MATRKKALLKVIVLGDSSVGKTSLMNQYVNKRFSNQYKATIGADFLTKEVVIDERVVTMQIWDTAGQERFQSLGVAFYRGADCCVLVYDTTAPNTFKNLESWRDEFLIQASPRDPDHFPFVVLGNKIDLENRAVSTKRAQQWCQTKNDIPYFETSAKEGINVDLAFQTIAKNAIAQETEVRGVVHKRQSLLILITKLCLFIPFFLSQPQVDLYNDFPDQIKLNTRDSRPRNGDNCSC; encoded by the exons ATGGCAACCAGGAAAAAAGCGCTTCTGAAGGTGATCGTGCTCGGCGACAGCAGCGTAGGCAAGACGTCACTGATGAACCAGTACGTTAACAAGCGCTTCTCGAACCAGTACAAGGCGACGATCGGGGCCGACTTCCTCACGAAGGAGGTCGTGATCGATGAGCGGGTGGTAACGATGCAG ATCTGGGATACGGCTGGCCAGGAGCGGTTCCAATCGCTCGGCGTAGCGTTCTACCGTGGGGCGGATTGCTGTGTGCTAGTGTACGATACGACCGCGCCCAACACGTTCAAAAATCTCGAATCGTGGAGGGATGAGTTTTTAATCCAAGCGAGCCCGCGCGATCCGGACCACTTCCCGTTCGTGGTGCTGGGTAACAAAATTGATTTGGAAAACCGAGCT GTGTCGACAAAGCGTGCTCAGCAGTGGTGCCAGACGAAGAACGACATACCGTACTTTGAGACATCCGCCAAGGAGGGCATTAACGTTGATCTAGCTTTCCAAACCATTGCCAAAAATGCAATAGCCCAAGAAACGGAGGTACGGGGTGTTGTACACAAACGTCAATCGTTGCTCATACTCATCACcaaattgtgtttgtttatccctttttttctatcaCAACCACAGGTTGACCTGTACAACGATTTCCCCGATCAGATCAAACTGAACACACGGGACAGCCGGCCACGAAATGGGGACAACTGCTCGTGCTAA
- the LOC1281557 gene encoding ras-related protein Rab-7a isoform X2: protein MATRKKALLKVIVLGDSSVGKTSLMNQYVNKRFSNQYKATIGADFLTKEVVIDERVVTMQIWDTAGQERFQSLGVAFYRGADCCVLVYDTTAPNTFKNLESWRDEFLIQASPRDPDHFPFVVLGNKIDLENRAVSTKRAQQWCQTKNDIPYFETSAKEGINVDLAFQTIAKNAIAQETEVDLYNDFPDQIKLNTRDSRPRNGDNCSC, encoded by the exons ATGGCAACCAGGAAAAAAGCGCTTCTGAAGGTGATCGTGCTCGGCGACAGCAGCGTAGGCAAGACGTCACTGATGAACCAGTACGTTAACAAGCGCTTCTCGAACCAGTACAAGGCGACGATCGGGGCCGACTTCCTCACGAAGGAGGTCGTGATCGATGAGCGGGTGGTAACGATGCAG ATCTGGGATACGGCTGGCCAGGAGCGGTTCCAATCGCTCGGCGTAGCGTTCTACCGTGGGGCGGATTGCTGTGTGCTAGTGTACGATACGACCGCGCCCAACACGTTCAAAAATCTCGAATCGTGGAGGGATGAGTTTTTAATCCAAGCGAGCCCGCGCGATCCGGACCACTTCCCGTTCGTGGTGCTGGGTAACAAAATTGATTTGGAAAACCGAGCT GTGTCGACAAAGCGTGCTCAGCAGTGGTGCCAGACGAAGAACGACATACCGTACTTTGAGACATCCGCCAAGGAGGGCATTAACGTTGATCTAGCTTTCCAAACCATTGCCAAAAATGCAATAGCCCAAGAAACGGAG GTTGACCTGTACAACGATTTCCCCGATCAGATCAAACTGAACACACGGGACAGCCGGCCACGAAATGGGGACAACTGCTCGTGCTAA
- the LOC1281558 gene encoding uncharacterized protein LOC1281558, whose translation MEEAKLASLLSNVRKSNDKGAIYRNLVAIRANFVTSDGGIKLFTAQDGINVLVELLSKPYEKVIEVVLSILGNCCTKKECCKQAFECGILKPLISIISNIPNPSIQCRGCRLLGNLAQHEPISYKIARDNGNTAYALSTILNESDNKAVLIMVIRAIRQLWREKSLRTTLMEQGCIGKIAYLLVRYAQIDSETESPPAPDIKLSPTGSSSGGSSSSCNHDEEKVVLKHWHAPDRMVTKEKFNNIVRNMEHSQLCDIVGYQVIQNYRWKDRPDFRLPESDETGKLFESALKCLQMITTTVVQQVIEEIYGEAGAGLHCLVYLCGETSPFRALSLKVVSNLAANPDAIDRLTECGVIKMAADLIMYANLDESEKRYCINMMCLLTKEACNRGHIRRSGALQSFMKIAKQSHEKREQAMILYALYQYRFDSLSNEILLSNGLVSFLVRILNGIIADREVAHIRHDEEESERVSHASVFSKRRATFAKAGKMRRSDLLFHYKSGNGYHQKQQQQQQQQLLLLQQPHHTAAKQSKLDPYCSAPESPDSGSSGYASTSYGTVRSPSTSVGSSPPRLPEDEAFEDDTEVYSPVCSDHEQEDESSGGSGEPTGEQMAASEAREQNEQAEEEEEADPVVDGAEEMNDFDMVAYLIEDSSNAKWLDAAEELEDDSTGLRATKTTTSHHAEDCIDDNEMFKIELEIATAKTFERYPMQPTLTLLWSVSKSFPAMEFVQADTLETLLKICKHAKKPRGRAFQTLANILKHVNHFLPLLKQDFVFRLHEMKTPYPAHGARCWSCDEMRTACNDLMALFGSVGETGYGQGEIAHILRTGERDLKLRVAIIVLFVVRDTRLLHKLLFDMKVLEMVMDFILDEGTNGQQQQQQQQHRLNGIACSAITRLAQNLSIVGEEEDTGTPSEKLEEKEFDNTVTICDESATSVDEKVTFRVRSSPTAPPEAVLVSKALLVEGSEVFRRMFEADHFIESKNNEVHLHEPISADGLRYFFYLVRLQTLNKLTGMAPPPKVIEASLDALSLAQKYLLPTVEKPVMNIIKTLLNDDCVLNVFEWSLKNYNQELLVASTYYFLYSDISGAAKCKLYRAANRSCYRDEWRRLLTETILYRVQPNAEL comes from the exons ATGGAGGAAGCCAAACTGGCCAGCTTGCTGAGCAACGTACGAAAGTCGAACGACAAGGGCGCAATCTACCGCAATTTGGTCGCGATTCGGGCGAACTTTGTGACGAGCGATGGGGGAATCAAGCTGTTCACGGCCCAGGACGGCATCAACGTGCTGGTCGAGCTGCTCAGCAAACCGTACGAAAAGGTGATCGAGGTGGTGCTGAGCATACTGGGGAACTGCTGCACCAAGAAGGAATGCTGCAAGCAG GCGTTCGAATGCGGAATACTGAAACCGTTGATATCGATCATTTCCAACATTCCGAACCCGAGCATCCAGTGCCGGGGCTGCCGGCTGCTGGGCAATTTGGCTCAGCACGAACCCATCAGCTACAAGATTGCCCGGGACAATGGGAACACGGCGTACGCGCTCAGCACCATCCTGAACGAGTCGGACAACAAGGCGGTGCTGATAATGGTGATCCGTGCCATTCGGCAGCTGTGGCGTGAAAAGTCGCTCCGCACCACGCTGATGGAGCAGGGATGCATCGGGAAGATAGCGTACCTGCTGGTGCGCTATGCACAGATCGATTCGGAAACGGAATCGCCCCCGGCGCCGGACATAAAGCTCTCGCCCACcgggagcagcagcggcggcagcagcagcagctgcaaccACGACGAGGAGAAGGTCGTCCTGAAGCACTGGCACGCCCCGGACCGGATGGTGACGAAGGAAAAGTTCAACAACATCGTGCGCAACATGGAGCACAGCCAGCTGTGCGATATCGTGGGCTACCAGGTGATACAGAACTATCGCTGGAAGGATCGGCCCGACTTCCGGCTGCCCGAGTCGGACGAAACGGGCAAGCTGTTCGAGAGTGCGCTCAAGTGCTTGCAGATGATCACGACCACGGTCGTGCAGCAGGTCATTGAGGAGATCTACGGGGAGGCCGGGGCCGGGCTGCACTGTCTCGTGTACCTGTGCGGCGAGACGAGCCCGTTCCGGGCACTGTCGCTGAAGGTGGTCTCCAACCTGGCCGCCAATCCGGACGCAATCGATCGGCTGACGGAGTGTGGTGTAATCAAAATGGCCGCCGATCTGATCATGTACGCGAATCTGG ATGAGTCGGAGAAGCGGTACTGCATCAACATGATGTGTCTGCTCACGAAGGAAGCCTGCAACCGGGGGCACATCCGGCGCAGCGGCGCACTGCAGTCGTTCATGAAGATCGCCAAGCAGTCGCACGAAAAGCGCGAGCAGGCGATGATACTGTACGCCCTCTACCAGTACCGGTTCGACAGTTTGAGCAACGAGATACTGCTCAGCAACGGGCTGGTGAGCTTTCTCGTGCGCATCCTGAACGGTATCATTGCGGACAGGGAGGTCGCACACATACGCCACGACGAGGAGGAAAGCGAGCGGGTCTCGCACGCGAGCGTGTTCAGCAAGCGCCGTGCGACCTTCGCCAAGGCAGGCAAAATGCGTCGCAGTGATTTGCTGTTCCACTACAAGTCGGGAAATGGGTACCAtcagaagcagcaacagcagcagcagcagcagctgttgctgctgcagcaaccACATCACACGGCAGCGAAGCAATCGAAGCTGGATCCGTACTGCTCAGCACCGGAATCGCCCGACAGTGGCAGCAGTGGGTATGCGAGCACCAGCTACGGAACCGTGCGAAGTCCTTCCACGAGCGTTGGATCTAGCCCGCCGCGCCTGCCGGAAGATGAAGCGTTCGAGGACGATACGGAAGTTTACTCGCCCGTGTGCAGCGATCACGAGCAGGAGGATGAGTCGAGTGGGGGCAGTGGCGAGCCAACGGGTGAACAAATGGCTGCCAGCGAGGCAAGGGAGCAAAACGAACAAgcggaggaggaagaggaagctGACCCCGTGGTGGACGGTGCGGAAGAGATGAACGATTTCGACATGGTCGCGTACCTCATCGAGGACAGCTCGAACGCCAAGTGGCTGGATGCGGCCGAAGAGCTGGAGGACGACAGTACGGGATTGAGGGCGACgaaaaccaccaccagccaccaCGCGGAGGACTGCATCGATGATAATGAAATGTTCAAGATCGAGCTCGAAATCGCCACGGCCAAAACGTTCGAACGGTACCCGATGCAGCCGACGCTCACGCTGCTCTGGTCCGTCTCGAAGTCCTTTCCCGCGATGGAGTTCGTGCAGGCGGACACGCTCGAAACGCTGCTGAAGATATGCAAGCACGCGAAGAAGCCGCGCGGTCGCGCGTTCCAAACGCTGGCCAACATACTGAAGCACGTGAACCACTTTCTGCCGCTGCTGAAGCAGGACTTTGTGTTTAGGCTGCACGAGATGAAAACGCCGTACCCGGCGCACGGTGCGCGGTGCTGGAGCTGCGACGAGATGCGCACGGCCTGCAACGATCTGATGGCGCTGTTCGGTTCGGTCGGCGAGACCGGGTACGGGCAGGGCGAGATTGCGCACATCCTGCGGACGGGCGAGCGCGACCTGAAGCTGCGCGTCGCGATCATCGTGCTGTTTGTGGTGCGCGATACGCGCCTGCTGCACAAGCTGCTGTTCGACATGAAGGTGCTCGAGATGGTGATGGACTTTATACTGGACGAAGGTAccaacgggcagcagcagcagcagcagcagcagcacaggtTAAATGGCATTGCCTGCAGCGCTATAACGCGGCTGGCACAAAACCTGTCGATCGTGGGCGAGGAGGAGGACACCGGCACGCCGAGCGAGAAGCTGGAGGAGAAAGAGTTCGACAACACGGTCACGATCTGCGACGAGTCGGCCACCAGCGTGGACGAGAAGGTAACGTTCCGGGTGCGCAGCAGCCCGACTGCGCCGCCGGAAGCGGTGCTGGTCAGCAAAGCGCTGCTGGTCGAGGGCAGCGAAGTGTTTCGCCGCATGTTCGAGGCGGACCACTTCATCGAGTCGAAAAACAACGAGGTGCACCTGCACGAACCGATCAGTGCCGATGGGCTGCGGTACTTTTTCTACCTCGTGCGGCTGCAAACGCTCAACAAGCTGACCGGGATGGCGCCGCCGCCGAAGGTGATCGAGGCCAGCCTGGACGCGCTCAGCCTCGCGCAGAAGTACCTGCTGCCGACGGTGGAGAAACCGGTGATGAACATCATCAAGACGCTGCTGAACGATGACTGCGTGCTGAACGTGTTCGAGTGGTCGCTGAAAAACTACAACCAGGAGCTGCTGGTCGCCTCGACCTACTACTTCCTCTACTCGGACATTAGCGGGGCGGCAAAGTGCAAGCTTTACCGGGCGGCCAACCGGTCCTGCTATCGGGACGAATGGCGACGGCTACTTACCGAGACCATCCTGTACCGGGTGCAGCCGAACGCGGAGCTTTAA
- the LOC1281556 gene encoding homeotic protein empty spiracles, with product MIDTCRTEEKVFKIATNYKMPTLQPRIGFSIDSIVGNTTPKSPPSPPHTITKQGDTTIGGGVGGAGGAVPPGSGPGVRTPSPLASESYSVRLNRLQSLSPPHNYSITRLPESPQSLEGSHASVRSLEALQSRLSPPVSHTVSPGAVPLSLKRPRSSSPPVSPPPPPPATGVVGLGGGPQGGGGPVPPAHPAGPIVVPGLPPGLVRPFPVSPSQHAPGAHPAQPGGPQPELKSLPPFLHTPEMVQAAHNQHFLAAQFQAAALAHAQAGQPFPPHPAAAHLHNPNMPPRDSYPLYPWLLSRHGRGVFPIGFPGNYLIPFRKSKRVRTAFSPSQLLKLEHAFESNHYVVGAERKQLAQNLNLSETQVKVWFQNRRTKHKRMQQEEGGSGSGKSTDGDHQNRSASSPTGSCDEEDDEDEFIDMDDCPSDEENMHHNG from the exons ATGATCGACACGTGCCGCACGGAGGAGAAGGTGTTCAAGATTGCCACCAACTACAAGATGCCGACGCTGCAGCCCCGCATCGGTTTCAGCATCGACTCGATAGTGGGCAACACCACGCCGAAATCGCCGCCCTCGCCGCCCCACACCATCACCAAGCAGGGCGACACGACGATCGGCGGTGGcgttggtggtgctggtggtgctgtccCGCCCGGCAGTGGCCCGGGCGTACGGACGCCCAGCCCGCTCGCGTCCGAGAGCTACTCGGTGCGGTTGAACCGGCTGCAGAGTCTGTCGCCGCCGCACAACTACAGCATCACCCGGCTGCCCGAGAGCCCCCAGAGCCTGGAAGGCAGTCACGCCAGTGTCCGCTCGCTGGAGGCGCTGCAGTCGCGCCTCTCACCCCCCGTCAGCCACACGGTTAGCCCGGGCGCGGTGCCACTCTCCCTCAAACGGCCACGGAGCTCCTCGCCACCGGtatcgccaccgccgccgccgcccgcaACGGGCGTCGTTGGGCTGGGTGGTGGTCCGCAGGGCGGTGGTGGTCCGGTCCCGCCGGCCCACCCGGCCGGCCCGATCGTGGTGCCCGGTCTGCCGCCCGGTCTGGTGCGCCCGTTCCCCGTCAGCCCCTCGCAGCACGCGCCCGGTGCACACCCTGCCCAGCCCGGCGGTCCCCAGCCGGAGCTGAAATCGTTGCCCCCGTTCCTGCACACGCCCGAGATGGTGCAGGCGGCCCATAATCAGCACTTTCTGGCGGCCCAGTTCCAGGCGGCCGCCCTTGCCCACGCCCAGGCGGGTCAGCCGTTCCCGCCGCATCCCGCCGCCGCCCATCTGCACAATCCAAATATGCCCCCGCGCGACAGCTACCCGCTCTACCCGTGGCTGCTGAGCCGCCACGGACGCGGCGTCTTCCCGATCGGCTTCCCAGGAA ACTACCTCATACCGTTCCGCAAGTCGAAGCGCGTCCGGACCGCATTCTCGCCCTCGCAACTACTCAAGCTGGAGCATGCGTTCGAGAGCAACCACTACGTCGTCGGGGCCGAACGCAAGCAGCTCGCCCAGAACCTCAACCTCTCCGAGACGCAG GTGAAAGTGTGGTTCCAGAACCGGCGCACCAAGCACAAGCGCATGCAGCAGGAGGAGGGCGGTTCCGGCTCGGGCAAGTCCACCGACGGCGACCACCAGAATCGGTCCGCCTCCAGCCCGACCGGCAGCtgcgacgaggaggacgacgaggacgagttCATCGACATGGACGACTGTCCGAGCGATGAGGAAAACATGCACCACAATGGCTAA